Genomic DNA from Setaria italica strain Yugu1 chromosome V, Setaria_italica_v2.0, whole genome shotgun sequence:
GACAACAAATGCGAACATGAGCTCAGCCAAGGGGTTCATGTCCAGGGACTACCTGGAGCTGGTCTGGACCAAGCTCACCTTCCAGCAGCGCGTCTtggagctcggctacaacttccTCTTCACGGCAAGATCGATCAAACACCAAACAATTTTCAGCTAGCCCAACTCTGAAACTCTGAAGGCGGTAACACTGATATAGCAGTGTGGGTTGACGATTGATTGCTCTCTGCAGGATGCAGACATGGTATGGTTTCGCAACCCCTTCCGGCGCATCGCCATGTACGCCGACATGAGCTGCTCGTCGGACCACTTCAAGCCCTCGCGTGCTCCCCTGGACCAGCCGCTCAACACCGGGCTCTACTACATGAAGTCGACGAACCGGAGCGTCGAGATGGTGAAGTACtggcgggcggcgagggagaGGTTCCCCGGCCGGCACGACCAGTGGGTGTTCGTCATGATCAAGCGCGAGCTTGTGAGCAAGCTGCAGGTCAAGGTCGAGCCGCTGGAGACGGTGTACTTCGGCGGGTTCAGCGAGTACCACGACGACCCGGAGAAGGTCTGCACCATCCACGCCGACTGCTGCGTCGGGCTGGAGAACAAGGTGCACGACCTCAGGTACATCGCCGCCGACTGGAAGAACTACACGAGACTGGCgccggaggagaggaagaagggcgGGTTCAAGTGGACGTACCCGGCCAGGTGCCGGAAGTCATCCAAGTGGCGCAAACCCTGAAGAGACACGTTAGAGAAGAGTGCATGGCAACCTCCAAGTGACCATTATATATTCTGATTCAGTTGCAACATGACTACATGATACAGATTCTGGGCTCGGCTCAAAAATTTGTACGTCTCCAATGTGATAGCTGCCAGAGTGGCAGCTAGTTTTATCCCATCGATCGTGCAGTACACCATCGATCGTGCAGTACACCATGTAACTTGTAGCCCATGTGACAATTGGACCAGGCTAGTGGGTCAACAATTTGAAGTACCATGCATTGGCATGATAGCTCTATAACTTTAGTCCTAAAATTGGAAGTGGAGAGTGAGTGAGATCAACTTAAATAGCTAGCTCTAGGAAGCATTGTAACCTTAGGTTAATTCTTTTACGTGAAGCAGGATGAAAGCGTAAGTAGATTGCAGTGCAGGTGTGGTCCACTCAACATGCAAAATGGGCATGAAGTATTTCATGAGCTGGATCGTTACACCACACTGCAGAACCTTTAGTGGAACTAGAGAGAGAGCATTATTTTGGTCCATGGTGATAGGTTATTAGATGGGTCAAGTAGATCATCGAGCAGAGTATTAAACTCATCCTGTTTCGCGTTCCATTTTTTGAAGCACCATGTTCCTGCAGAACTGCTCATATATTCTGATGCACACTTGTAACACGGTGTAGATTCCTGGGCTCGGCTCAAAAAATTTGTACAGTATGATGGAGTAGTCTCCAATAGCTGGCAAAGGGTTCCTACGATGGAATCCTGGCATACTAGCTCGTCAGATACTTATGCGTGAACAACTCAGACCTCTTTTGGTAGGGTTTCTTAACCGGCTTCACTACCGGCTTCTTGAGAAGCCTCTTATTCATGTTACACAGTTAGAAGAAGTTGTTTTGCCAAATATTTTTTCAACCAGACAagttgaaataaaaaaaatttgctTCGTCGGATAAACCACAGCTGCAGCCAAATAATATTGATCCTAGTGATAGCCTATCACCCGCTGCTAGCTGTGTGGCCAGCTTGTTCCTGCAGGAGCGCTCGCCCAGGCCCAGGAGGTGGGTCGGtggttgattggcaaggagagcCACTGGTTGAGCCTTGAGCTGGTTTTGCCTGGGTACTTAACGGGTCAAAGTGGGCATTGCACCAGTGCATGCGAGAGTACACCACCCGTAGGCACATGCGTGCGTGCAAATTGTGTGCTTAAACTAATAATCCTGCTACTGGCTAACAACTGCGTGTTAGTTGTCTGAAAAATTAAAAGTCCACGACGCCCTGTACGTCCTTAAAAACGACAAAGAGAGAGCGAGACATGTTCTCTGAAAGTGACGAGCAGGTTAGGAGGTGTGGGAGCAAAAGTCCACGATCTGAGAAGAGATCAATGGCAAACAGTACTGTTTACCACCTGGCGTCCTTCCTCCTCGGCGCGGCTCTGCCCACAGcgttcctcttcttcctggcgTCCGACCGCCTCGGCCAGGGCTTGTCCAGCATCTCCCTGAGCTGGAGGACGAGCAGTGGAACCCGGCAGCCAGCTGATGGCCCACTGGCTCAGGAGGCTCGTGATCAAGAGGTAATTAATCCAGCGTAGATTCAACTCCATATTTGATATGGCTTGCCATCATCAATTGCAACTTTACAAGCTGTGTTCATATGTCGCAGGTCGTCGGGTTCGCGGGCCTAGCTGAGTTGCTCCCGAGAGTGGCCATGGAGGACAGGACGGTGATCCTCACGCTGGCGAACGAGGCATGGACGCAGCCCGGTTCATTGCTCGACATCTACCGCGAGAGCTTCAGGAACGGCGAGGACACGGAGCGCTTCCTCAACCACGTCCTCGTCATCGCCGTCGATGCCGGCGGGTTCGACCGGTGCAAGGCCGTGCACCCTCACTGCTACCACCTGGAGGTGGTGAGGTCGACCAACCTGAGCTCGGCCAGCAAGTTTATGACCAAGGAGTTCGTGGATCTGGTGTGGCTCAAGCTCTCTTTCCAGCAGCGCATCCtggagctcggctacaacttccTCTTCACGGCAAGATCGATGATTTCCCAATTAAAACTCATGATGAATCGTTTAATTTGGCCTACCACGTACTCCGTACAATATTAGCATCTAGTAGCTCGATCAACTTTTGACCTGATCATTTATCATGATGCATCGCTTGCAGGACGCCGATATCATATGGTTTCGCAATCCGTTCCGGCACTTCTCCGTGTACGCCGACATGAGCTTGTCCACCGACTACTTCAGGGATACATTTGATCCCCTGAACAACGAGCTCAACACCGGGCTCTACTACATGAAGTCGACGAACCGGAGCATCGAGATGATCAGGTATTggcgggcggcgagggtgaGGTTTCCCGACGGCCACGATCAGGATGTGTTCAACAAGATCAAGCACGAGCTCGTCAGCAAGCTCCAGGGCAGGATCGAGGGGCTCGAGACGGCCTACTTCAGCGGGTTCTGCGAGTTACACGACGACCTGAACAGGGTCTGCACCATGCACGCCAACTGTTGCATCGGGCTGGCAAACAAGGTGCTCGACCTCAAGGATAAAGCCGCGGATTGGAGGAATTACACGGCCCTGGCgccggaggagaggaagaaagcaGGGGGTTTCAACAAGTGGACGCCCCCGGCTAGGTGCTGGAAGACAATCGGTTGGAGAGTGTAAATTGTCGTCGACGAGTCTCATTAGATTAGCACAACTAGCTGTGCTGTTCTGTGAATACACATGTTCCAAATGTTGATGTCTGAACACTGCGAACAAATCAATGtagttttttcaaaattttgcgAATTTCAAATGGGTGCCGCACGAGCCTGTACAATACTCCATATGCAGGAGGGAGCTAGGATTTCGACATCCTAGGATGGGCATGCAAGGCATGAAGCCCACTCTAGCCTAGATGCTATGTGATGCTACCGACCGCCTCTACTAATTTATCCTACCCGGGATTGTCTGATTGATTATTATGCGTTGTGCACCACTGATCACTTGACTAGTTCAGGTGCGGTGCAGAGGCAGAGACGCCGGGCAGCGCGGCGACAGACAGACTCTCTCTGCACGCGGTGCAGCGGAACTGGCGAACTGCGGAACCTGGATTCGTTGGTGGGCTGTTGGGCTAATTGTTAGTTGAGGGGGCACATACAGGCTTAATCCTGGTAAGTCCCGGCCTCCCTCACACATACTATGTGAAATGCCCTGATCTCTGTCTCTCAAAAAAAGCCCTCGGTGTTTGAAAACAACGGATCCAAATGAAGTCTTGAAATCCGCTCACCACGTCGATCATTGACAGGGAACGGCAGCCGGCCACAtgtccccggccggccggccgaatCAAGGTTGACTCGAGGACCAACGGCTTCCTGAGCTGGTATTAATTACCTGAGCTGGCGTCGCACGTCGTGTCGTCGGTGCATCAAATCAGATGCACATGCGGGCAAACCTCGTGCTTTGCTCAGAGTAAGCGTATCGTACTCGCCACCGTGTGCTCCTTCGTTAACTGCGCACGCACTAGTCAATTGCTTGCGAGCGCGGAGTTAGGCCTGCTAATGGGGCTGTTACCCGCCCCTTGTCCACCCCGCCCCGAAATTTATGGAATTCACCCCGCCCCAAAATCTCAATAATTAACCCACCACTCCGTTTAAGCGTGGGTGTAATCAAAGCACGCATGAGTGGGTTAAACCCAGAGATGCGTTCAAGTTGTGCATCTCAACTGAGCGCCGCTCACTTGCCTGACTTGCCATACTTGCTCAACCCAAGGATGTTCCAATTTGCATTCCATTGTGTGTAAAAACAAGTGTGGCATGCCATACTTGTCAACTTGACTGAAAGAATCGGAGAAATATAGCTGCACAGTCAACGGCAGAAGTGGACCTGTTAACAGTCTGATACTGATGATCATGCAACTAGAGCACTCATGGTGCTTCTCAGTCTACGGAGGATGAGGCCTTCTGCTCTTCAACACATTATAGGATAGGGGTACTTGCGAAATTTGATAAGAAACGAATTACTTCCAGACTCGGATTAATTAGAAATTTAGCTGTAGATTTGTCCAATTGTCCTGACTCCAAAACAAACACTTGCTGGAAGCAAATCTTAATTAAAGAATCCCTGTGTATTAGGAACACTCATCGATGGACCAGGCAAGAACGGAGTTGCTCACGGGCTACCGCCAATCTGGACCTCCTTGGCGAGCCGCACAGATCAAGAACCTTCTCCCGCAGACTAGCGAGGCCACCGTTATAGGACTCGATGCCGGCGCTGGAGCAGTTGATAGCCAAGTCAATCTCTAGCAAGAAGGGAAAGAGGGATGAGGAGAAGGGGAACAGGATGATGCGGAGAAGGAGATGGTGGAGGGCAGCTAAGGATGCGCATGACTTTTTTTGCGGGAGAGGTGGCAACGGTAGTGGCTGGGTTCGACGGCAGCAGTTGTGGTTGGGGCCGCCGGCGATGGCAGGCCGTTTTGCTATGCGAGCAAAGAGATGCAGCTTTCCTCCGAAAGAAACTAAAACAACCCACACCCAACTCACCTTTGCAGTAAACCCGCCTTACCCCGCCCCGTAAGCAACTACAACCCATTCATACCCATCCCAGTAAACCCCATCTCAGACCCTGCCCCGAATCCCCGTTTCCACCCGCCCCGTCAGCAGGCCTAGTGCGGAGTCACGGAAACGACGACTATATAGGAGCAGAGTCAGTGTAGCTTCTCCTTCAGTCCTCCTCCGGCCCTGGAGATCTCGACCGCCGGTCGGCCGGAACAAGCCAAGCAGGGGTTACTTGCCAGCTTCCATTTCGTACGTGGGCTTACGGGCTTACGGCTACCAAAACGGCATGGGTCTGGGGCTCGGAGGCAAGGAGGCCTGCCAGCACGTGGTGTTCTTCCTCGTCGGCGCGGCGCTGCCCACtgccctcctcgtcctcctcgcgtCCGACCGCCTCGGAGAGGGCTTGTCCACCATCTCCAGTAGCTGGGGGCCAACTCCGACCCAGCTCCCGGCCTCGGCTGTAGGCGGCCCGCCGGCTCAGGGGGGCAACACTACTCTCTCagccggcggcgctgctccaACTGCTACCCACGCTCAGCAGGTACGACCAGACCCAGCGATTTTATTAGTAAGATCAATGATGTCAATCCATTACTAGAACTTTCAACCATTACTTCAAAATTTCCGGAAAGCATTGTTATTAGCAGCAAAGTGCTTCGATCTCTTTCTTTTGTTCTAGGTGTATGAGAGAAATGGTGTGACTGATGCAGCTGCACCCTCAGTCCGAATTTGCAGATTTGGCCGAGCTGCTGCCCAAGGTCACCACCGACGACAGGACGGTGATCATCACGTCGGTGAACGAGGCGTTCGCGCGGCCCGGCTCGCTGCTCGACGTCTTCCGCGAGAGCTTCCGTGCCGGCGAGGGGATCGAGCACCTCCTCAACcacgtcctcgtcgtcgccgtcgacgacgcgGCGTTCGCGCACTGCAAGGCCGTGCACCCCCACTGCTACCTCCTCGAGGTCAAGTCCATGAACCTGAGCTCCGCCAACAAGTTCATGAGCGAGGCCTACGTCGAGCTGGTCTGGACCAAGCTCTCGCTGCAGCAGCGCGTCCTcgagctcggctacaacttccTCTTCACGGTACGCATAACAAACGATCGGATCTGAAACGGACTCGTATTCAGTTAGCATCTGATCTGACGATGCATGTCTGATGTCGAAACTGATAAGCTCGATCTCTGCATGCAGGACGTGGACATCGTGTGGTTCCGCAACCCGTTCTGGCACATGAGCATGTTCGCGGACATGACGACGTCGAGCGACATATTCCACGGCGACGCCAGCAGCCTCGACAACTGGCCCAACACAGGGTTCTACTACGTCAAGGCGACGAACCGGAGCGTCGAGatgctgcggcggtggcgggcagcGCGGGCGAGGTTCCCGCCGAACCACGAGCAGGCCGTCTTCAACGAGATCAAgcacgagctcgccggcgacctCGGGGTGCGTATCCGGTTCCTCGACACGGCGCGCTTCGCCGGCTTCTGCCAGATCTACCACAGCGACATTGGCGCCGCGTGCACCATGCACGCCAACTGCTGCTTCGGGCTCAGTAACAAGCTCTACGACCTGAGGGAAGTGCTGGGGCAGTGGAGGAACTTCACCGGCTTGACGCCGGAGGAGAAGAGCCGGAAGTTCTTATGGAAGGATCCCACCAAGTGCGGTTCGCCGGATAAAAAGAACTGGTCGATAAATCCGTGAGAGCGCCTGTACAAGTGATCGCTTTGTTGCACTACACTTATACAGTTGCCTTAGAAATGGCTCTGAGTTCGTGCTAGAGCTTTGCCGCACAATCTCGAGTGAGCTCCGTTGACAATCTCAAAGGCAATGTTGACCATATAGATGGTATGTCCAAATCGATTTGTAGAACTGAGCCCTGGTCAAGCTCCGCCAGGAAAGGCAAGAACACTGCAGGAGTCAGCTCCTACAAGATGACGGAGTCAGTTCCATTACACGATAGAGTCAATTTAATTGATGAACAGCAGTATTTAccattttttcaattttttgaaCATCGGAAGACAtgtacttttttctttttcgatGCACCAAAGCCCAACAAGACATGTTTGTATATCCTATCAGTGCAAACCACCTTCTGGGCGGAGCAAGAAAACCCCTCAAAAAGCTATACTCAAACTTCTGGGTGGAGCATGAAAACACCTTCTGGGTGGAGTATTACAAATTTTGGAACGATGTGCATCCATAGTATAGATGTATGTTGGGGATCGATAAAAAACTAGACACTCTTGAGCGCCGTTTGCGGGTAAAAACTCTCTAACCTTGCAACTTATTGACCAAGGAATAAAACTTAGTTAACATCGCAGCTTCTTATGAAAACCATTCTGTCAGTAAGACTAGTAACCTCGCATCTTCTTTGTTATTGGAGGGACCCGAAGCTAGCAACTGATAACTGATGACCAAACTCCAACTGAACTAACTCTCGAGTGTTCGGGGTCAGTCTCGAACACCGAGTTTTCAACTTTTTACTATTTACTCAGGAGCGGGAGTTGAAGGAAGATGTCGCAAAGTCTCTTGGAGTAACATAACAAACCAGGCGCCATGAGGTTGGACATCTATCTCGGGGCGAGGGTGAAAGCACGAGGCTGGAGGATCGATCTGGAGTGAAGGTGAAGTCCCGAGGTTGGAAGGACGGAGGCGTGAAAAATGTGACTACGTGGAAGAATTCAATTTGTATACGTTACCCCCAATGACCTTTGTGTACagcatatcctaggaatgtagtggttgaggaaggatatttttgaaatgtaaaggagccctaccccgttgtAAGAGGGACCTATTATTTTTCCATTTCTTCAAGTGTTATCTCCTTTTATCCACGAATCTGTCTTGTATCAAATTTTTTTGAGACCGACAATGTACTTTGTGGTAAAAGTTGCGATACAAACTGAAACTAGAAAATTCAAACGAGAATGGCAAATTCCATGTGCATGTGCACTAGAAGACAAAGTTTCTAAGAAATGGTCTCCTAGTGCGCATGCACTTGAAATTTGACATTTTCAGTCCAAGGAATACATGGAGCTGGTCTGGCTCAAGCTCTCTTTCCAGCAGCGTATCCTCGAGCTCGGCTACAGATTCCTCTACACGGTAATTAAGATTATCTGGAACTGGAAGATGAAACTCATCGTCAATTTGACCAACCATTGATTCTAGCGACTGATCAGCTTCGAATTACCATCCATTTCTAGTGATTGTACATTGATACTCATCGTCGATTGGATGGGCGTAACTCGGAGCGAGACTCAACAGAGAGTAGGAATATATTTCAAGGTGCGCACAGCTGAGGGAGATCCATGGGACAGCGAAAATTCACTTTCAGTACAAACACTTGCAGAGGAGCTATTCGGAATAGAGGGGAAAATTCCCTGTTCCTGGAAGAATTGGGCAGTTTTCCTGCCAAATTTTGGCTGAACTCATGCACTGTTCCTGCATTCAAAACATGGTTGCTAGTTGCTACTGCTAGTTTTACGAACAAGAAAGGTAGATTGCAATTTATGCAGAGGTCAGAGAAAGAGACGACCATGTGTATCGCCTTCCCTTGCAGTGCTCCTTGAGTACTACTACTTCGTTGTGGACAAAAACATTACAGTTTCAGAGAAAGGCCGGCACGTTCTTTCAGAAACCTGTCTCGGTGGAAACGAAGAATGGGTCGCGAGTTGTTGCTTTCGGGGTCCCCGTTTGTAtcaaaattcatgtcacatcgaatattcggagactaattaagaagattaaatatgagttaatcaTAAAAtaattacacggatggaggctaattcgcaagacgaatctattaagtctaattaatccatcattgacacatatttactgtagcatcacattgtcaaatcatgaactaattaggcttaatagattcgtctcgcaaatcaGCCTCCATGtgtacaattgattttgtaattagtctatatttaatactactaattagtatctaaacattttgATGTGATAAGAATTTTAGGAGCTTAAAAAACCAAACAACCCTTCGTCTCCAGATCAACGATTGGCTTGTTCCGTCGTTGCTGATCTCTTTGTCGCAGTGGCCATATTGCCTGATCATCATAGCACGTGCCCTGCGCTTCAATTCGAGCTGTTGCACGTTAAATCATCAAGCATGTAGgcgaacagacttgggcgggaGTCGCCTACTGCATCATGGAAAATGGCATCGATCGAAGCTCTTACAGGTAAATGATAGGGACAGGGCTTCCCTCGTAGCGACTCGCGTCATGTGTGCACACAGCAGCCTCACATCTTCTGTTTGAATTGAAATAATTTTATGATGCTAATAGTTGTCTGATCTTTTGTTCTGTATGAATTCTTAGTAGCATAGATAAATCTCCAACAACCATGCAATTTGCAGTCTGAATATTTGGTATCATAGTCTCGATCGGTTGCAGAAGCTTCAGCAGCTAGAACCTAGAAGTTGATCCTATATCCCCAATGATGGAACCATGTACTATATCAAATTGTTTGCTTCGAAAAATATATATGTAATAAAATAAACTGGGCCTAGAATCCGATGATTGATGAATCCTCACGTGCCTAAGCCATTCATCCGTTGATGAACGGCCATGGCATCACGTTTTTTTTTCAATGCAAACAAGTACTCCGTACAAAGGAAGGCCCCAGAATATATCTGCGCCTTTTcccgtaaaaaaaaaatctgcgtTTGGCACAAGTGATACCAGACAGGTCGAATTATTCCAGAAAAATTTTACATGATGAAACGCGAGGGTTGGGCGGCACGAACTGGCACATCTGTCATGGCTCTACCAATCTCCACGAAAAGTCAAGCTCGCAACAGAACTGATGCACGACGCACACCAGCACATCACATGTTAAATCGAGTATATACGAGTAGTAGCATTATTGGCTCGCAGCAGGAATGGCGACCTCCAAGGCCGGCACCTCTCTGTCTCCGGtggtcatcttcctcctcgggGCGGCCTCAGCCACCGCGctgctcctcttcttcctcacgtcGTCGGCGAGGCCCGAGCTGGTGAACGGCGTTCAGAGAAGAGGGGAGGTGCCAGCTGGATCGGCTAGCGTGCGTTGCAGCACTCCACGAGCCAACGCCACGGTCGGAGCTGAGCAACACGCCGGAGCAACAGCTTCTCCGGCTAATGAGGTAATAATGCACACTCCTCCGGCGAACGAGCAGAGCATATACATGCTCTGACGTTATTGATCGGTGTTGTGATTTCGCTTGCagacgggcgcgggcggcgacggcgaggcggagttcgCGCGGAtgctgcggcgggcggcgatggaggACCGGACGGTGATCATGACGTCGGTGAACGAGGCGTGGGCGGCGCCCGGGTCGCTGCTGGACTCGTTCCTGGAGAGCTTCCGCGTGGGCGAGAACGTGTCGCACTTCGTGAAGCACATCGTGGTGGTGGCCATGGACGACGGCGCGTTCCGGCGGTGCCAGGCCGTGCACCCGCactgccacctcctccggccggAGAAGGAGGGCCTCGACCTCTCCGGCGCCAAGAGCTACATGACCAAGGACTACCTCGACCTCGTCTGGAGCAAGCTCAAGCTCCAGCAGCGCATCCTCGAGCTCGGCTACAACCTCCTCTTCACGGCACGTACACACCACACTAACCATTTCCATCGTCGATCGATGATGAATGCATCAATCTCTATGCCATCCTTTTCGTAACTCGTTCTTCCTTTCGTGCTCGCACGACTACCTAGTACTCGGCGTTGACTGATATGATGCGGTTTGTACTGTACATCCGTCTTGCAGGACGTTGACGTGGCGTGGTTCCGGAACCCGCTGGTGCACATCACGATGGCGGCGGACATCACGACGTCGAGCGACTTCTACTTCGGCAACCCGGACGACCTGGGCAACTTCCCCAACACGGGCTTCATCTACTTCAAGGCGACGCCCCGGAACGCCCGCGCCATGGCCTACTGgcacgcggcgcggcggcggttccCGGAGAACCACGACCAGTTCGTGTTCAACGAGATCAAGCGCGAGCTCGCGGGGAAGCTCGGCGTGCGGATCCGGTTCATCGACGCCGCCGACGTGAGCGGGTTCTGCCAGCTCGGGCGGGACCTGAACCGGGTCGCCACCGTGCACATGACCTGCTGCATCGGGCTGGAGAACAAGCTGTTCGACCTCAAGAGGGTGATCGCCGACTGGAAGCGCTACATGGCGCACCCGCTGTGGGAGCGGCGGACGGGGAAGATCGGGTGGACGTTCGAGGGAGGACGCTGCATACACTGACGAGACTGACGATACTACAATTTACGAAATGGTATACACTATACGTTAGTTCATGTATGTATTTGAGTTTATGGAAGACATTTGTGAATTTGGATTCATATACTACAATGTACTGGTAGTTCCGTACGTGCCTGGATTGGCTTGGATTCAAATCTGCAGGACTTGCTCAAACTTCAGAACTCCAGTTGGTTTGGATTCAAGTCTGCCGGGGTGTTGAAACAAATAGTAATCAGAATCTGGTTTAGCCGTCTCcggtttcaggctttcagccaACCCGGTTTCGACAGGTGCCGGACTTTTTCATCAGAATTCCTGAGCAAATAATCATCTTCGTGTCTCAACTCAATCATGCATCATGCGCGCCGTCCGTTTGTCTTCCCACCGAACTATTTTTGTTCGTCTGGTTATACTATATACGATATGATAGAGGTGCTCTTGTTGCTTCTGAATGACTAGCGTGCGTGCAGGCGACTAATTGGATTCATTGTTAATCCAACAGAATGAAATGAGGGCTAATAATGTATCCAGTACTAAATAGGTCCGTAACACTATTGACAAGGTAAGCTAAACTGTCTCATACGCGAGCGTTCACTAGTAGATTAGGTTAGTTAGGCaactaaaaaaaaaagcttagaTAGGCAACTATGGGCGTATGGGCCCCAGAATGACGAAATCATCTGGGTCGGCAGTACCATTCTGATTCTGTACGCTTCTGGGCCCCCAGAGTAGTATTCAGCCCCCAGATAATGATGAACAAGAGGCCCAAGGTCCAATCTAACATTCCAACGAGGCCTCCGTGCGACTGTGTTGATcaccggcggcggaggttgAGCGGCGGCGTGGTAGCGCATCGTGGCTGCGGCAGCAGCATCGGCGGCGGGCGTAACGTGACGACGAAAGTTGTTTATCCCTGTACTTAATCGCGCATTGATTGTCTCGCTGAAAGTCCACGCCGTGGCCGGATCGAGATCAAGCTAGGTGTGTTTAAGTATCGGACGGCGACGAGTAGGGAGCGCGAGCTACCATGTCCATCGGATCACAACACGTGCGCGC
This window encodes:
- the LOC101766667 gene encoding uncharacterized protein At4g15970; this translates as MATSKAGTSLSPVVIFLLGAASATALLLFFLTSSARPELVNGVQRRGEVPAGSASVRCSTPRANATVGAEQHAGATASPANETGAGGDGEAEFARMLRRAAMEDRTVIMTSVNEAWAAPGSLLDSFLESFRVGENVSHFVKHIVVVAMDDGAFRRCQAVHPHCHLLRPEKEGLDLSGAKSYMTKDYLDLVWSKLKLQQRILELGYNLLFTDVDVAWFRNPLVHITMAADITTSSDFYFGNPDDLGNFPNTGFIYFKATPRNARAMAYWHAARRRFPENHDQFVFNEIKRELAGKLGVRIRFIDAADVSGFCQLGRDLNRVATVHMTCCIGLENKLFDLKRVIADWKRYMAHPLWERRTGKIGWTFEGGRCIH
- the LOC101782864 gene encoding uncharacterized protein At4g15970, with the translated sequence MANSTVYHLASFLLGAALPTAFLFFLASDRLGQGLSSISLSWRTSSGTRQPADGPLAQEARDQEVVGFAGLAELLPRVAMEDRTVILTLANEAWTQPGSLLDIYRESFRNGEDTERFLNHVLVIAVDAGGFDRCKAVHPHCYHLEVVRSTNLSSASKFMTKEFVDLVWLKLSFQQRILELGYNFLFTDADIIWFRNPFRHFSVYADMSLSTDYFRDTFDPLNNELNTGLYYMKSTNRSIEMIRYWRAARVRFPDGHDQDVFNKIKHELVSKLQGRIEGLETAYFSGFCELHDDLNRVCTMHANCCIGLANKVLDLKDKAADWRNYTALAPEERKKAGGFNKWTPPARCWKTIGWRV